From a region of the Chitinophaga caseinilytica genome:
- the mnmE gene encoding tRNA uridine-5-carboxymethylaminomethyl(34) synthesis GTPase MnmE, producing MIGKLGGHDDTIVAIATAPGVGAIAVIRLSGKAAVAITDRLFPSKDLASQPTHTLHFGGLHFQGRLVDEVVVSLYRAPKSYTGEEVVEISCHGSPFIQQQIVEACIAEGARLARPGEFTQRAFLNGKLDLTQAESVADLIASNTAASHQTALQQMRGGFSRELYALREQLIKFSALIELELDFSQEDVEFADRTALYELVNESVSEVSRLIASFKVGNVIKNGVNTAIIGRPNAGKSTLLNTLLNENRAIVSDIAGTTRDTIEEVLNIGGILFRLIDTAGIRESNDAIESIGVQKSLEKMREAGIVVYLFDVSELTVDDLLEQVKEFDHEGISYLLVGNKSDVLGAEEARAKFSFIPGIIFISARDHSQITELKDQLVHRVMGGSINTENTIITNVRHYSALQEVLSSLKDVKGGMDNGLPGDLLALDIRRCLHYLADIAGEVTNEDRLDYIFSKFCIGK from the coding sequence ATGATAGGAAAACTTGGCGGGCACGACGACACCATCGTGGCCATCGCAACCGCGCCGGGCGTTGGCGCCATTGCCGTGATCCGGCTGAGCGGCAAGGCCGCTGTAGCCATCACCGACCGGCTGTTCCCCTCGAAAGACCTGGCTTCGCAACCCACCCACACCCTCCATTTCGGCGGGCTCCATTTCCAGGGGCGCCTGGTGGATGAGGTGGTGGTTTCGCTGTACCGCGCGCCGAAATCTTATACCGGCGAAGAAGTGGTGGAGATTTCCTGTCATGGTTCGCCTTTCATCCAACAGCAGATCGTAGAAGCCTGTATCGCTGAAGGCGCGCGGCTGGCGAGGCCGGGAGAGTTCACCCAGCGGGCGTTCCTCAACGGCAAACTCGATCTCACGCAGGCCGAATCCGTAGCCGACCTGATCGCCAGCAACACAGCCGCATCGCATCAAACGGCGCTCCAGCAAATGCGCGGCGGCTTTTCGCGCGAGCTGTACGCCCTCCGTGAACAACTCATTAAATTTTCCGCACTCATAGAGCTCGAGCTCGATTTCAGCCAGGAAGACGTTGAATTCGCGGACCGCACCGCCCTGTATGAACTGGTAAACGAATCCGTTTCGGAAGTTTCTCGGCTGATTGCTTCGTTCAAAGTAGGGAACGTTATCAAAAACGGTGTGAATACGGCGATCATTGGGCGCCCGAACGCCGGGAAATCCACCCTGCTCAACACGCTGCTCAATGAAAACCGCGCCATCGTAAGTGACATCGCCGGTACCACGCGCGACACCATCGAGGAAGTGCTCAATATCGGCGGCATCCTGTTCCGACTCATCGATACGGCGGGAATCCGGGAAAGCAACGATGCCATCGAAAGCATCGGAGTTCAGAAGTCGCTCGAGAAGATGCGCGAAGCGGGCATAGTGGTATACCTGTTCGATGTATCTGAACTGACGGTGGACGATTTGCTGGAACAAGTGAAGGAATTCGATCACGAGGGGATTTCGTACCTGTTGGTCGGCAATAAATCCGACGTGCTGGGTGCCGAAGAAGCGCGCGCCAAATTCAGTTTCATTCCCGGTATCATTTTCATTTCCGCCCGCGATCATTCCCAGATCACGGAGCTGAAAGACCAGCTGGTGCACAGGGTAATGGGTGGCTCCATCAACACGGAGAATACCATTATTACCAACGTTCGCCATTACTCGGCGCTCCAGGAAGTGCTTTCTTCGCTGAAGGATGTGAAGGGAGGAATGGATAACGGGCTGCCGGGGGATCTCCTCGCACTGGATATTCGCCGATGCCTGCATTACCTGGCAGACATTGCGGGGGAAGTGACGAATGAGGACCGGTTGGATTATATTTTTTCGAAGTTTTGTATCGGGAAATAA
- a CDS encoding winged helix-turn-helix domain-containing protein has protein sequence MPDSRNLLSGKRKYLWIFVLLVTVFVIYLTLQMTGSDSFDIARREVLLRKIGDELLTQSGDSKSRILPVRKIAENEYQIRFENELTFQPDSLVNTTRRLLGQAPLASDYIVNVLNCSDSSVAYGYAISHNKKNDIVACKGRVQPRRCYMINVRFKPSGIITARKGYLLGSLTLLAFAGFVLFRSFKPRKARPAHQNTGIVTFGSVSFNTEERQLVIHKNTIDLTDTEARLLLIFALSPNQTIERSRLQKEIWEDEGVIVGRSLDMFISKLRKKLEPDPKINIVVVRGKGYRLEISN, from the coding sequence ATGCCTGATAGCCGAAATTTGCTTTCCGGGAAACGCAAGTACTTGTGGATCTTTGTATTACTCGTTACTGTTTTTGTAATATATCTGACTTTGCAAATGACCGGCAGCGACAGTTTTGATATCGCCAGGAGGGAAGTTTTGCTTCGGAAGATAGGGGATGAACTCCTCACACAGTCGGGCGACAGTAAATCCAGGATACTTCCGGTAAGAAAGATCGCCGAAAATGAATACCAAATCCGCTTCGAGAATGAGCTTACTTTTCAACCAGACTCGCTGGTGAATACTACCCGGCGTTTGCTGGGCCAAGCCCCCCTCGCCAGCGATTATATTGTTAATGTGCTGAACTGCAGCGACTCCAGCGTAGCCTATGGATACGCTATTTCCCACAATAAAAAAAATGACATCGTAGCTTGTAAAGGAAGAGTACAACCCCGCAGATGCTACATGATCAACGTCAGATTCAAACCATCAGGCATAATTACCGCCAGGAAGGGATATCTTTTAGGCAGCCTGACATTACTGGCATTTGCCGGATTCGTACTTTTTAGATCGTTTAAACCCCGAAAAGCCAGGCCTGCCCATCAAAATACGGGCATTGTAACCTTTGGATCGGTGTCGTTTAATACGGAGGAACGGCAACTGGTAATCCATAAAAACACCATCGACCTGACAGACACGGAAGCCCGTCTACTGCTCATTTTCGCATTGTCGCCCAACCAGACCATCGAAAGAAGCCGGCTGCAAAAAGAGATTTGGGAAGATGAAGGCGTAATTGTGGGGCGCAGCCTGGATATGTTCATCTCGAAACTCAGGAAAAAACTGGAACCCGATCCCAAAATCAACATCGTAGTGGTACGCGGTAAAGGATATAGGCTGGAAATCAGCAATTGA
- the rsgA gene encoding ribosome small subunit-dependent GTPase A yields MSTLQSYGWNAHFMHHFETNTHQNLEAARVLSIQGFKHLLITAEGNLDALLAGSLINSREPESLPKTGDWVLVKRYDEEGIIIDILPRINELSRKMPGSQSTRQVLAANVDAALIVQGLDRDFNLMRLQRYLQQIAQCYIRPIVVLNKTDLVPDPENYRLRVAELGYDCPVILTSALDEAQQSAWTNHHLLPGHTYILLGSSGVGKSTLVNSLLGHDLQETGATSSANSKGKHTTTTRQLVQLPNGSMIIDVPGMREFGLTSEDGDEGIHHPMIDALAPQCRFGDCTHQHEPGCAVVNAVENGDLPEIVYRSYQKLLREQNHFQASEADKRRMGKQFGKIAKQVSKHRKDRKY; encoded by the coding sequence ATGTCGACATTACAGTCGTACGGATGGAATGCGCATTTCATGCATCATTTCGAAACAAACACACATCAAAACCTCGAAGCAGCAAGAGTCCTGTCGATCCAGGGTTTCAAACACCTCCTCATCACCGCTGAAGGTAACCTCGATGCCCTCCTCGCCGGAAGCCTCATCAACAGCCGCGAACCCGAATCCCTCCCCAAAACGGGCGATTGGGTACTCGTAAAACGCTACGACGAAGAAGGCATCATCATAGACATCCTGCCCCGCATCAACGAGCTCAGCCGGAAAATGCCGGGTTCCCAAAGTACCCGGCAAGTACTCGCCGCAAACGTCGATGCTGCGCTGATCGTTCAGGGGCTCGACCGGGATTTTAACCTCATGCGCCTGCAACGATACCTCCAGCAGATCGCGCAATGCTATATCCGGCCGATCGTGGTCCTCAACAAAACGGACCTGGTTCCCGATCCGGAAAATTACCGGCTACGAGTAGCCGAACTGGGATATGATTGTCCGGTCATCCTTACCAGCGCACTGGACGAGGCGCAACAAAGCGCGTGGACGAACCATCACCTGCTGCCTGGGCACACCTATATTCTCCTGGGCTCGTCGGGCGTTGGGAAAAGCACGCTGGTCAACAGTTTGCTGGGCCACGATTTGCAGGAAACCGGCGCCACCAGCTCGGCCAACAGCAAAGGGAAGCATACCACCACCACCCGGCAACTGGTGCAGCTTCCCAACGGAAGCATGATCATCGACGTGCCGGGAATGCGTGAATTTGGCCTTACTTCGGAAGATGGCGACGAAGGCATTCATCACCCGATGATCGATGCACTGGCGCCGCAATGCCGGTTTGGGGATTGCACCCATCAGCACGAGCCCGGTTGCGCCGTTGTAAACGCCGTGGAAAACGGGGATCTGCCGGAGATCGTTTATCGCAGCTACCAGAAATTGCTACGCGAACAAAACCATTTTCAGGCGAGCGAAGCGGATAAACGGCGGATGGGCAAGCAATTCGGGAAGATCGCCAAACAGGTTTCCAAACACCGGAAAGACAGGAAGTATTAA
- a CDS encoding AraC family transcriptional regulator — MKVSYRHISTSEDASFAIKEFCQPHFTNTFHFHRGYEVTLIVKSAGQVYVGNKVVNYDEGEIFMFGPGLVHCFSNDNLSVGKNENVHAVVVQFEADFMGKDFFDTLELRNIKTLLQRSAYGIKFGNNHASLHQLFFQFQPNQQMKNLIVLLQILEELCQFNKEEGSIITDDSRKIQYKESDAEKLSSIFNYVLENYHHDVDIRTAASLACMNEAAFCRFFKRNTHKTFSQFVNEIRISHATRLLIGKDDNITDICYACGFDNVSYFNRQFKIHQGITPREYRKVFVVSNAGTPLLRVVD, encoded by the coding sequence ATGAAAGTTTCTTACCGACATATATCCACCTCGGAGGATGCCAGTTTTGCCATCAAGGAATTCTGCCAGCCGCACTTCACCAACACCTTCCATTTCCATCGGGGATATGAAGTGACGCTGATCGTGAAAAGCGCGGGACAGGTATATGTGGGCAATAAAGTGGTGAATTATGATGAGGGGGAGATATTTATGTTCGGGCCGGGGCTGGTGCATTGTTTTTCCAACGACAACCTTTCCGTCGGGAAAAATGAAAACGTGCATGCGGTAGTGGTGCAGTTTGAAGCGGATTTCATGGGGAAGGATTTTTTCGACACGCTCGAACTGAGGAATATCAAGACGCTCCTGCAACGGTCCGCTTACGGCATCAAGTTCGGCAACAATCATGCATCTCTCCACCAATTGTTTTTCCAGTTCCAGCCCAACCAGCAGATGAAAAACCTCATCGTGCTGCTGCAGATCCTGGAAGAATTATGCCAGTTCAATAAGGAAGAAGGGTCCATCATTACCGACGACAGCCGCAAGATCCAATACAAGGAAAGCGACGCGGAGAAACTGTCGTCCATTTTCAACTATGTGCTCGAGAATTACCATCATGATGTAGACATCCGGACCGCGGCATCGCTCGCCTGTATGAACGAAGCGGCGTTTTGCCGGTTTTTCAAACGGAACACGCACAAAACTTTCTCACAGTTCGTCAATGAAATCAGGATCAGTCACGCTACGCGGCTGCTGATCGGGAAAGACGACAATATTACCGACATCTGTTATGCCTGCGGGTTCGACAATGTATCCTATTTCAACCGGCAGTTCAAGATCCACCAGGGCATTACGCCGCGGGAGTACCGGAAGGTGTTCGTTGTCAGCAATGCCGGGACGCCGTTGCTGCGGGTGGTGGATTGA
- a CDS encoding sugar phosphate isomerase/epimerase, which translates to MELAIHNWMRSETVTTTIRRIAAQGYTRFEIAGSPEQYDTAEVRKTLKEHGVKCWGSVTLMLGERNLLARNEAQRAASVQYVKDVVKMVKELDGHMVSVVPGTVGKLVPDGRPEEEWQWAVDAMKEIYAYSEAAGIVLGIEPINRFETYFINRADQALALAAAVGPNCGVCLDTFHMNIEETDMFAAIRRAGSKLAGFHVADNNRMAPGMGNLDWKKIVDTLREVSYDKVLSVEFCAPLDRTPANPYPGSIDEAPENLSPEQEKFLVDHGSSSVTEEFYSMLTRESYNTLSKLI; encoded by the coding sequence ATGGAACTCGCGATACACAATTGGATGCGCTCCGAGACAGTCACAACCACGATACGGAGAATTGCCGCACAAGGGTACACCCGGTTCGAAATTGCCGGTAGCCCGGAACAATACGACACCGCTGAAGTACGGAAAACTTTGAAGGAGCACGGCGTCAAATGCTGGGGATCCGTTACCCTCATGCTGGGAGAACGGAACCTGCTCGCCCGGAACGAAGCACAGCGCGCCGCATCCGTTCAATACGTAAAGGATGTGGTGAAAATGGTGAAGGAATTGGATGGACATATGGTGTCCGTAGTCCCCGGTACCGTTGGAAAGCTCGTGCCCGACGGCCGCCCGGAGGAAGAATGGCAATGGGCCGTAGACGCCATGAAGGAAATTTACGCCTACAGTGAAGCCGCCGGGATCGTGCTGGGTATAGAGCCCATCAACCGGTTCGAAACGTATTTCATCAACCGGGCCGACCAGGCGCTGGCGCTCGCCGCCGCCGTAGGGCCCAATTGTGGCGTGTGCCTCGACACCTTCCACATGAACATCGAAGAAACGGATATGTTTGCCGCCATCCGCAGGGCCGGCAGCAAACTGGCCGGTTTCCATGTGGCCGACAATAACCGGATGGCCCCGGGCATGGGGAACCTCGACTGGAAAAAGATCGTGGACACCCTCCGCGAAGTCAGCTACGACAAAGTACTATCCGTAGAATTCTGCGCCCCGCTCGACCGGACGCCGGCCAATCCTTATCCCGGCTCGATCGACGAAGCGCCGGAAAACCTTTCGCCCGAACAGGAAAAATTCCTGGTAGACCATGGCAGCTCTTCCGTTACGGAGGAATTTTATTCCATGCTCACCCGTGAATCCTACAATACCTTATCTAAACTTATTTAA
- a CDS encoding mandelate racemase/muconate lactonizing enzyme family protein, producing MKISNVEAFWLRCPIPKEKQHASDYGLLTNFDMTLVVITTDSGLQGFGEAKAAVGSSGVCASIVNCIENELKPLLVGKSVSNITRLWEEMYNGTRDHYALSRGRKFPILGRRGLTISAMSGIDTALWDLKGKMLNVPVLDLLGGACRDHMPAYASGGWADVNNIGAQVKGYVDKGFRGVKMRVGVMDDSVQKSIDRVKAARAVLEPDVKLMVDAHGTFSVPEAKQFCRGVEDSNIYWFEEPISPDNKPGTAEVRAATCIPIAAGESEFTSFDIHELLQLRAVDVIQPDAAIIGGISEAMRAGHLACAHQVEMAPHCWGSAFSFMAGLTVAFASPSATIIEFSLGGNPMMYDLVKEKITVTNGSIAAPTAPGLGMTPDWDFVREFKQGV from the coding sequence ATGAAAATCTCGAACGTAGAAGCGTTTTGGTTACGCTGCCCCATCCCGAAAGAAAAACAGCACGCCTCGGATTATGGCTTGCTGACGAATTTTGATATGACTTTGGTCGTAATTACGACAGACAGCGGGCTGCAGGGCTTCGGTGAAGCGAAAGCCGCAGTAGGTTCGTCTGGCGTATGTGCATCCATCGTCAACTGTATCGAAAACGAACTGAAACCCTTGCTGGTAGGTAAATCCGTCAGCAACATCACCCGCCTGTGGGAAGAAATGTACAACGGCACCCGCGATCATTACGCGCTGTCGAGAGGCCGGAAGTTCCCCATCCTCGGCCGGCGCGGCCTCACCATCTCCGCCATGAGCGGGATCGATACGGCCCTGTGGGACCTGAAAGGCAAAATGCTCAACGTGCCCGTGCTCGACCTCCTCGGCGGCGCCTGCCGCGACCATATGCCCGCCTACGCAAGCGGCGGATGGGCGGATGTCAATAACATCGGCGCACAGGTAAAAGGCTATGTGGATAAGGGTTTCAGAGGTGTGAAAATGCGGGTTGGGGTGATGGACGATAGCGTGCAGAAAAGCATCGACCGGGTGAAAGCCGCGCGGGCGGTTCTCGAACCGGACGTAAAATTGATGGTAGACGCACACGGCACATTCAGCGTGCCGGAAGCCAAACAGTTTTGCCGCGGCGTGGAAGACAGTAATATTTATTGGTTCGAAGAGCCGATCAGTCCGGACAACAAGCCCGGCACCGCAGAGGTAAGGGCAGCCACCTGCATTCCCATCGCGGCCGGCGAAAGCGAATTCACCAGTTTCGACATACACGAACTTTTACAGCTCAGGGCGGTGGACGTGATCCAGCCGGATGCGGCCATCATCGGCGGCATATCGGAAGCCATGCGGGCAGGGCATCTTGCCTGTGCACACCAGGTAGAAATGGCTCCGCATTGCTGGGGTTCCGCGTTCTCCTTTATGGCCGGGCTCACAGTGGCGTTTGCCTCCCCATCCGCCACCATCATCGAATTTTCGCTGGGCGGCAACCCGATGATGTACGACCTCGTGAAAGAAAAAATTACGGTTACCAACGGCTCCATCGCCGCGCCCACAGCTCCCGGATTGGGAATGACGCCGGATTGGGATTTTGTCAGGGAATTTAAACAAGGTGTTTAA
- a CDS encoding VOC family protein, with amino-acid sequence MAKALKINHVTLIVDNLEKAGEFYKNELGLEPLPAFRFDYPVMFFRFNAEQQLHLSEWDDRTSFRGHICVQVDDFNTIFFRMKELGVIDVAPWGKVRKLPDGAMQMFVRDPAGNLVELSSAPGAPIDPRILEDEFYEEGLYVSGRNDFRGDRSDDATLYHNKP; translated from the coding sequence ATGGCTAAAGCACTTAAAATCAACCACGTAACATTAATAGTGGACAACCTGGAAAAAGCAGGCGAATTCTATAAAAATGAGCTCGGCCTCGAGCCGCTGCCCGCTTTCCGATTCGATTACCCGGTGATGTTTTTCCGGTTCAACGCCGAACAGCAGTTGCATCTTTCGGAATGGGACGACCGCACTTCTTTCCGCGGGCACATCTGCGTGCAGGTAGACGATTTCAACACGATATTTTTCCGCATGAAAGAGCTCGGTGTGATCGACGTAGCCCCCTGGGGCAAGGTGCGCAAACTGCCCGACGGCGCCATGCAGATGTTCGTGAGAGATCCGGCGGGCAACCTCGTGGAGCTGTCGTCTGCCCCCGGCGCACCGATCGATCCGCGTATCCTGGAAGATGAATTTTACGAAGAAGGATTATATGTTTCCGGCCGGAACGATTTCCGCGGAGACCGCTCAGACGACGCCACATTATACCACAACAAGCCATGA
- a CDS encoding 2-hydroxyacid dehydrogenase, producing the protein MKKNVMLLETIADEALAVLKEHAHVFTGYDTASQESVLASTEIHAVITRGKMKVDDALMAACPQLEVVARCGVGLDNVDVAAASARKIRVVNAPGSNAGTIAEHTLGLMLMGMRDLFASIEHVKKEDWNWRNQYAGDELGGKTLGILGMGNIGKRVARLAEAFGMNVVYWSRSEQELPYKYLSMQKVLQQSDIVSLHLPLAKGMENLIGKAELAMMKPNSLLINTARGALIDHVALLDALNEGAIAGFAADVLPDEPPVQSLPLVKHPRVLVTPHSASLTATTYRKMCVYTINNVVALLSGREPEKESVFNRNSFV; encoded by the coding sequence ATGAAGAAAAACGTAATGCTGCTGGAAACCATTGCCGACGAGGCTTTGGCCGTGCTCAAGGAACACGCGCATGTTTTTACCGGCTATGATACTGCCAGCCAGGAATCGGTGCTGGCATCCACGGAAATCCATGCCGTCATCACGCGGGGAAAAATGAAGGTCGACGACGCGCTCATGGCCGCGTGCCCTCAGCTGGAAGTAGTGGCCCGCTGCGGCGTGGGGCTCGACAATGTGGATGTGGCGGCCGCTTCGGCAAGAAAGATCAGGGTGGTCAACGCCCCGGGAAGCAATGCCGGCACCATCGCGGAACATACGCTGGGCCTTATGCTGATGGGGATGCGCGATCTCTTTGCTTCCATCGAACATGTGAAAAAGGAAGACTGGAACTGGCGCAACCAATATGCCGGCGATGAGCTGGGCGGCAAAACCCTGGGCATCCTCGGCATGGGCAACATCGGCAAACGCGTGGCGCGCCTGGCCGAAGCGTTCGGGATGAACGTGGTGTACTGGAGCCGATCGGAACAGGAACTGCCTTATAAATATTTGTCGATGCAGAAAGTGCTGCAGCAATCCGATATCGTCAGCCTGCATCTTCCATTGGCGAAAGGAATGGAAAACCTGATCGGAAAAGCGGAACTGGCGATGATGAAACCAAATTCGCTGCTCATCAATACGGCAAGAGGCGCACTGATCGATCATGTTGCGTTGCTGGATGCGCTGAACGAAGGTGCCATCGCGGGTTTTGCCGCAGATGTACTGCCCGATGAGCCACCAGTACAGAGCCTGCCGCTGGTGAAGCACCCCCGTGTGCTAGTGACGCCGCATTCCGCCAGCCTCACCGCCACCACGTACCGGAAAATGTGCGTTTACACCATCAACAATGTGGTAGCATTACTGTCCGGCCGCGAGCCGGAAAAGGAAAGCGTTTTCAATAGAAACTCGTTTGTATGA